The Gemmatimonas aurantiaca genomic sequence GCAATCGATCCCCCGTTGCGCCAGGAGACGGGCCAGGGCCGTCTCCGATCCGCACCCGTCCCCATCGGCATTGATGTGGGTGGACAATGCCACCGTCATGCCGGGGCGGAAAGCGGCGAACCACGTATGGATCGCCGCCTGCCGCGCCTCCGATGCGCTCAGCAGCCCATCGGACACACTCTCCGTCATCGACGACCGGCTTCCTGCTTGCCGATGGTCGAGTTGCGCATGCCGTACAGGAAGTACGTGGTCATGCCGATGGCCGTCCAGACGCCGAGCAGCGTCCACGTCAGCTTGGGCAGCTGCGCCATCATGTACAGCGTGGCACCGGCGCCGAGGATGGGCACCAGCGGCACCAGCGGCGTACGGAACGGACGCTCCAGTTCGGGCGAGCGGGTACGCAGCACCCACACACCGATGCACACCGTGGCGAACGCGGCCAGCGTGCCACCCGAGACGAGCTCGCCCAGCAACCCGAGCGGGAAGAAGCCCGCGATGAGGATGGCGATGCCGCCGACGATCCACGTGGACGCCGCCGGCGTCTGATACGTGGGATGCACGCGGCTGAAGATCTTGGGCAGCAGACCGTCACGCGACATCGTGTAGAAGATGCGCGGCTGACCCATGAGCATCACGAGCACGACCGACGAGAGACCGGCCACGGCGCCGATGTTCACGAGGTACTCGAGCCACTTGAGCTGCGGCACCGCCGCGATGGCCACCGACACCGGGTGCGGCACGCCAAGCTGCTGGTAAGGCGCCAGACCCGTCATGACCAGCGACATCAGGATGTAGAGCACCGTGCAGATCAGCAGCGACGCGATCATGCCGATGGGCAGGTCGCGCTGCGGGTTCTTCGCTTCCTGCGCCGCGGTGGAGACGGCGTCGAAGCCGATGTACGAGAAGAACACCACCGGCGCCGCGCGCAGCACGCCGGAGATGCCGTACTTGGTCGACCCGTCGGGGTTCGTGACCATCTCCGGAATGAACGGCGTCCAGTTCTCGCGGTTGATGTACATGAAGCCGAAGCCGATCACGAGCAACACCACCGTCATCTTGATCGCCACGACGACATTGTTGAACGTGGCCGACTCCTGCACGCCACGCACCAGCAGCACGGTGAGCGCGACGATGAGCAGCACGGCCGGCAGGTTGATCAGACCGTCCACCACATTGCCGCCCGCGCCCATGCAGGCGTCACGCGCGGTGTAGGCCACATGTGTCGCCGCATCCATGAGCGTGCCGCCCGTGGCCGGATCGACGCAGGTGAACGCGCGCACCACGTGATGTCCGTTTTCGACCGTGAGCGGGGCCGAGGCGAACGCCGCCGGAATGTGAATGCCCACTTCGCTCAGCAGCGCGCCGAAGTAGCCCGACCAGCCCACGCTGACCGTGGCCGCCGCGAACAGGTACTCGAGCACCAGGTTCCAGCCGATGAACCACGCCACCCCTTCACCCATCGTGGCGTAGCTGTACGTGTACGCCGATCCCGCGATGGGAATCATCGACGCGAACTCGGCATAACACAGACCCGCGAACAGACAGGCCAGGCCGGCGAGCACGAACGAGAGCGAGACGCCAGGCCCCGCGAAATTCGCGGCCGCCGTGCCCGTCAGCACGAAGATACCGGCGCCGATGATGGCCCCGATGCCGAGCAACGTGAGGTTGAGGGCGCCCAGCGTACGCTTGAGCCCCCCTTCGGAGCTGTTCGCTTCCGCGCGCAGCGCCGTGATCGATTTCTTTGACCAGATTCCCATCAGAGCGGTGTGGTCTGGGTGGAGCGGGCCGCAGGGTGGAGCGCGGCACGCGAGGGGACAACACGGACCTGCCGTACGGACCAGCCGTCGGACCCCTGCCGTCGGGAGGCAGATCGCCCGTGGCCGCTAATGTGCCCACGGGCGATGGTTTCGGACAGTGCCTCCGCGAAAGAACCCGTCAGAGCGAGTAGTTCGGGGCTTCCCGGGTGATCGTGACGTCGTGGGGGTGGGACTCGCGCAGGCCGGCCGTGGTGATGCGCACGAACTCCGCCTCGGTACGCAACGCCTCGATACTGTCGCACCCTACGTAGCCCATCCCACTGCGCAGACCACCCACCATCTGGAAGAGCACGTCGCCCACCGGTCCCTTGTAGGGCACCCGGCCTTCGATGCCTTCGGGGACGAGTTTCTTGGGGGACATCTCGCCTTCCTGGAAGTAGCGGTCGGCGGAACCGTCCTGCATGGCGGAGAGCGAGCCCATGCCGCGGATCATCTTGAAGCGGCGTCCTTCGAGCAGGAACGATTCACCGGGGCTCTCCTCCGTGCCCGCCAGCATCGACCCCATCATCACACTCGAGGCACCGGCCGCCAGCGCCTTCACAATGTCACCCGAATATTTGATTCCGCCATCGGCAATCACGGGCACGTCCCCCGCCCCATCCACGGCGTCCATCACGGCGGTGAGCTGCGGAACACCAACCCCCGTCACCACGCGGGTCGTACAGATCGACCCCGGTCCCACCCCCACCTTCACCGCGTCCACTCCGCGTTCCACCAGCGCTGCGGCCCCCGCCCGGCTGGCCACGTTGCCCGCAATCAACTGGACGTCGGGGAAGGCCTCGCGCACCCGCGCCGTGGCCTGCAAAACGCCTTCGCTGTGTCCGTGGGCCGTGTCGATGACGATGACATCCACCCCGGCCTGCACCAGCGCCCGCGCCCGATCGAGATAGTCACCGCCGGCGCCGATCGCCGCCGCCACCCGCAGGCGGCCATGCTGGTCCTTGTTGGCATCGGGATACTGACGGCGCTTGTGAATGTCCTTCACCGTGATCAGCCCTTTCAGCATCCCCGCATCATCCACGACCGGCAGCTTCTCGATGCGATGTTTGCCCAGGGTGCGTTCGGCTTCATCGAGCGTCGTGCCCACGGGCGCGGTGATCAGGCGTTCGCTGGTCATCACATCGCGCAGCGGACGGTCGAGGTCCCGCTCGAACTGCAGATCGCGATTGGTGAGGATGCCGACCAGTTTCCCGCTGCCATCGACGATGGGCACCCCGGAGATCTTGAAGCGCATCATCAGCGCGACCGCTTCACGGAGCGACGCCGAGGGGGAGAGCGTGATGGGGTTCAGGATCATCCCGCTCTCGCTGCGTTTCACCCGGTCCACTTCGGCGGCCTGCCGATCGATGGACATGTTCTTGTGCAGCACGCCGATGGCGCCGTAGCGGGCCATCGCGATCGCCATTTCGCTCTCGGTGACCGTGTCCATCGAGGCCGAAACCAGCGGGACGTTGAGCGTGATGCCCCTGGTCAGGCGCGACGTGAGCGTGACGTCGCGGGGGTGCGTGCGCGAATGGCGCGGGGCGAGCAGGACGTCGTCGAAGGTGAGCGCGACGTCCTCACGAATACGGGCGGAGCCCCGTGAGGGGCCATCTGTCGAGGGTGCCATCTTGGAAAGTAGACGGCACCCAACGGTGAATCAACTCTGCATCAATTCCGGGTCACTCCGCCGCAGTGTCGGCGCACTGTCAGCGGCCGGCCATCTTGCGCAGACGCCGACGGATCTGGCCCGGCAGGAAGAACCCCGCCGCCGATACGATCGCGGCCAGGTTGAGATCATCGAGTTCCGCCGGATCCCCATGCCAGTGATCGAGCAGGACGGCATCCCCGGCCCGTTCGATCAACCGCTGCAGCGACAGGATCAGGATGAAGATGTCATCCACCTGCCCCAGGAACGGGATGACGTCGGGGATGAAATCGAGCGGCGACACGATGTACGCCGCCGCCGCGATCACGATGAACCGGTCGACGGCCGACACCCGCCGGTCACCAATGAGCCCGATCAGCAGACGGAGATACGACGGGATCTGCCGGATGGCGTGCACCACCGACCGCTTGAGTCCCTTTTGCGGCGCCGCGCGACGACTGGGCGCCTCGTCCTCGTCCCGATGCGCCCGGCGGGCGCGCTGAACGGCCGACCGGCGGCGACCGCGATCCCGATCGCGGCGGGCTCCACTCCGCGACTCCCGTCGCGAGTCGTGCTCCGTCTCGTGCTCCAGGTCGGGATCCACGTCGTCGAATTCGGCGTCTGATTCGGGTCGCTGACGTTCGTTCATGGTTCAACCGGGGTGAGTGTCCGAGGCGGGCGCCTGCGGCGGTGCGGCGGATGGCGCCTGAGGCGCGGCGGCAGGTGAGACGGCCGGCGATTCTCCGGCAGACGCCGCACCGGCGGGCGCCGCACCAGTTGGCGGGCCACCACCTGGCGGCACTCCCGCCGACGGCGCGCCGATCTGATCGGCCGCCGTTTTTGCGGCGGTGACCACATCGCTGGCGACGGTCTTGGTGGTCTGGGCGACATTACTGAGCACCCCGACCGCCTTGTTCAGAAACCCCATCGCCTCGGAAACGGTTCCGACGGCCAGTCCGCCGGCCCGCAGCGTGTCCTCCACGCCGTCGGTGAACCGCTGGAAGACGTTGGCCACTGGCGCGGGTTTCTCGCCGTACTTGGACTCCAGGAACTCCACGTAATCGAGCACCTGGTACAGGCGCTCGTCGTTGAGTGTCTCGAGTTTTCGATTGATGCGATCGCGGACGTACGGATTCATGTGTTTCCTCCTGGCCCGCCTTACGCGGTCAGCCGCGCCAGCGTTTCCGTTCGCCGCGGGCGTCGATATGGCAATATGGCGTGGCGAAGCGGCGACTGCTGTAAACGCCCAGTCCACCGGCCAGTTCGGGGTGGAGACGCTCCACCCAGTCCACCGCCTGCTCCACGCGATAGGCGTCGAAGATGGTCAGCCGGCCGTCCCCATCGGCGTCGATGGCCACGTCGGCCGCATCGCCATACAGGTGCCGCGAGTCCCGGGCCGACCCTTCCACGTTGGAGTTGTGCAGCGGCGTACGGAATCCGCTGTGCACCTCGAGCGTGAAGTCCATCCGCTCCTCACCCCGGCGACGGGCGAGTTCCCGCAGCACGAGCTCGATCTTGTCGAGCACACGCGGATCGACCGCCACGTACCGCGGCCAGATGGTCTGCCGATCGTGGGTCACGAAGTCGCGCACCTTGAGGTGACGCGTGAGCGGCAGATCGAGATGTTCTTCGTGCACTTCGGCAAAACCATCGGGACGTTCGCCCTGCTCGTCGCGCGACCACTCGGCCGGATACCGTCCGATCTGATAGCCGTTGAGCGTGCTGCCCAGCTTGAGCTCGAACGGCACCAGCACCGCCAGACGGGGCTCGGTGATGCGCTGCGAGACGCCGGCGCGAGTCACCACCAGTTCGTAGAACCCGGCCGTGAGCGGAGCCAGCAACGTGTCGCTGTCGAGCGGACGGGCCACGTCTCCCGACTGGTTGCTGCCCACTTCCACCCACTGATACGTGAACCCGAGCGGATCACCATTCACGCGCAGTGGAAAGGCGATGCGCTCACCGGCCCGCACGAACTGCATCTGCACGTCGCCGCTGAGCCCCTTCACCTCGGCCGAGGCTTCCACGCGCGGCACGCGTCGCGCGGCGCTCTGCGCCGACGTGTCGGCCATCAGTTCACCGGGAGGCTGATACACGATCGCCGCGGTGATGGCCGCCAGTCCACTCAGGACGAGTGCGGTGCGTCGGCGGATCACAACTGCCCCCAGCGGGCCCGCTGTCCGCGCACGTCGATGTGCACGAACGGGCCATGCGCCTTCGTGGCCGTGTACACGCCGATGCCACCCACCAGTTCGGGGTGCGCGGCTTCGACGCGCTCGGCGGCCTTCGCCAGCACGCGGGCATCACGCGTGTCCACCCGACCGTTGCCATCGAGATCGCTCATCCAGTCACGCGTGCCGTTGATGACATACACATCGGCTGCGTCGCCGTACTGATGACGACTGTCCTGCACACGTCCACCGGCGCCCACACCCTGCTCGTTGTACTGCGGCGTGCGGAACCCCGACATGACCCGGAGCTTCTGTGCCGGCACGCCCATCGCGCGCAGTTCGGCCAGCACGAGTTCGAGCTTGTCGACCAGCGCCTCCTGCAACACGAGATACTTGGGCCACACATTCACCTGATCGTGCGTCAGGAAATCGCGCAACCGGAAATGTTCGGAGATGGGTGTGTCCTGATTGCCCATCGTGACTTCGAGGAATCCTTCCGGATTGCCGTACGCGTTGCTGCGCACCCCGCGTCGTTCGGCGGGAAAGAACCCGATACGGTACGTACCGATGCGGCCTTTCACCTTGTCGGCGAACGGACGCATGGTGATGAAATGGAACGGCGCCAGATCATTGCCGGCGTCGGGCGTGGCATACACACCCGCATGGGTGTTGGCGGAATCCCCGAACAGCTCGCGCAGGATGGGCACGGAGGCGGTGCGGGTCGGAGCCAGGAACCGCGCGCGCAGTTTGCGGCTGCGTCCACGCAGGGAATCGAGCAGCGAACCGGGTGCTCCAGCGCGCGCCGACGCGGCATGCGCGCCACCGGCCGCGCCTCCCGGGCGCGAGGTTGAAACGCCCGGCGCCACCGCGTGGGGTGCCGCGGTCCGCGACGTCGTCGTACCGGCAACCGCCCCTCCCGGGCGCGCAAACGCCACGAGTGTCAGGCACGCACCAAGACCCAGCGTCACCAGGAAGCGACGCGAGAGGCGATGGGCAGTGGATCGACGACCGGCGGAACGTGCGGACAACGAAGGTAATTTCACGGAGTCTGGGATGGCGCTCGATGACCGGAATGCTGTAGGAATGACGATCGAGCGCCAGTCCGGAAATATATCAGTAGATGTACACCGCGGTCCCGACGGAAACCTGATTGTACAGTGTTTCGATGTCTTCGTTCCGCAGCCGCACGCAGCCGTGGCTCACCGCCTGGCCGACCGACTTGGGATTGTTGGTCCCGTGCAGGGCGTATCCGTCCCCCAGATAGAGGCGGCGGGTGCCCAGGACGTCGGGATACTTGCGCTGATTCGTGCCAAAAGGCGGGATGACGATCCGTCCGTCGGCGACGATCTCCCGGCCATCACTGGCGGAGAGCGGCCTGGCGTTTCCATCGGACCCGAGCCGGACGACATCGTTCCCCTGCACTGTGATGCTCGACCCATCCTTGAGCTTGATCGGGACGCCGCGCACGAGCTGGACCAGTCCCAGCCCCCGCTTGTTGGCCTGCTCCTGGTAGTGCCAGTCGGGCGGAATCCAGGCCGGCGCCGAATCCCGGCGCTGCACCACGAGCCGCCCACGCGGTGTCTCGAAGCGCATGACTCTGGTGCTGCCCTTCACCACCATCTGCCGGCCCGAGCCGGTGGCCACCGGCGCCGTGAACAGCACGCTGTCACCCTGTTTATACCAGACGCGCCGATCGGCGATGGACACCACGAGGTAGGGCGCGTTGGCATCGACCGGCGGCGCACTCTCGGCGAGTTCCGTCCGGAGACTGTCCGCGCCGGCACCGGCCTGCAGAATGGCCTGTTCGATGCTCTCTGAGTTGTCGTTGAACACCATGCGGGCCACATCCC encodes the following:
- a CDS encoding amino acid permease, with amino-acid sequence MGIWSKKSITALRAEANSSEGGLKRTLGALNLTLLGIGAIIGAGIFVLTGTAAANFAGPGVSLSFVLAGLACLFAGLCYAEFASMIPIAGSAYTYSYATMGEGVAWFIGWNLVLEYLFAAATVSVGWSGYFGALLSEVGIHIPAAFASAPLTVENGHHVVRAFTCVDPATGGTLMDAATHVAYTARDACMGAGGNVVDGLINLPAVLLIVALTVLLVRGVQESATFNNVVVAIKMTVVLLVIGFGFMYINRENWTPFIPEMVTNPDGSTKYGISGVLRAAPVVFFSYIGFDAVSTAAQEAKNPQRDLPIGMIASLLICTVLYILMSLVMTGLAPYQQLGVPHPVSVAIAAVPQLKWLEYLVNIGAVAGLSSVVLVMLMGQPRIFYTMSRDGLLPKIFSRVHPTYQTPAASTWIVGGIAILIAGFFPLGLLGELVSGGTLAAFATVCIGVWVLRTRSPELERPFRTPLVPLVPILGAGATLYMMAQLPKLTWTLLGVWTAIGMTTYFLYGMRNSTIGKQEAGRR
- the guaB gene encoding IMP dehydrogenase; protein product: MAPSTDGPSRGSARIREDVALTFDDVLLAPRHSRTHPRDVTLTSRLTRGITLNVPLVSASMDTVTESEMAIAMARYGAIGVLHKNMSIDRQAAEVDRVKRSESGMILNPITLSPSASLREAVALMMRFKISGVPIVDGSGKLVGILTNRDLQFERDLDRPLRDVMTSERLITAPVGTTLDEAERTLGKHRIEKLPVVDDAGMLKGLITVKDIHKRRQYPDANKDQHGRLRVAAAIGAGGDYLDRARALVQAGVDVIVIDTAHGHSEGVLQATARVREAFPDVQLIAGNVASRAGAAALVERGVDAVKVGVGPGSICTTRVVTGVGVPQLTAVMDAVDGAGDVPVIADGGIKYSGDIVKALAAGASSVMMGSMLAGTEESPGESFLLEGRRFKMIRGMGSLSAMQDGSADRYFQEGEMSPKKLVPEGIEGRVPYKGPVGDVLFQMVGGLRSGMGYVGCDSIEALRTEAEFVRITTAGLRESHPHDVTITREAPNYSL
- a CDS encoding D-Ala-D-Ala carboxypeptidase family metallohydrolase → MIRRRTALVLSGLAAITAAIVYQPPGELMADTSAQSAARRVPRVEASAEVKGLSGDVQMQFVRAGERIAFPLRVNGDPLGFTYQWVEVGSNQSGDVARPLDSDTLLAPLTAGFYELVVTRAGVSQRITEPRLAVLVPFELKLGSTLNGYQIGRYPAEWSRDEQGERPDGFAEVHEEHLDLPLTRHLKVRDFVTHDRQTIWPRYVAVDPRVLDKIELVLRELARRRGEERMDFTLEVHSGFRTPLHNSNVEGSARDSRHLYGDAADVAIDADGDGRLTIFDAYRVEQAVDWVERLHPELAGGLGVYSSRRFATPYCHIDARGERKRWRG
- a CDS encoding L,D-transpeptidase — its product is MALVPMLAITAWLTVSTVRLRFERDVARMVFNDNSESIEQAILQAGAGADSLRTELAESAPPVDANAPYLVVSIADRRVWYKQGDSVLFTAPVATGSGRQMVVKGSTRVMRFETPRGRLVVQRRDSAPAWIPPDWHYQEQANKRGLGLVQLVRGVPIKLKDGSSITVQGNDVVRLGSDGNARPLSASDGREIVADGRIVIPPFGTNQRKYPDVLGTRRLYLGDGYALHGTNNPKSVGQAVSHGCVRLRNEDIETLYNQVSVGTAVYIY
- a CDS encoding YkvA family protein, coding for MNERQRPESDAEFDDVDPDLEHETEHDSRRESRSGARRDRDRGRRRSAVQRARRAHRDEDEAPSRRAAPQKGLKRSVVHAIRQIPSYLRLLIGLIGDRRVSAVDRFIVIAAAAYIVSPLDFIPDVIPFLGQVDDIFILILSLQRLIERAGDAVLLDHWHGDPAELDDLNLAAIVSAAGFFLPGQIRRRLRKMAGR